A region from the Candidatus Electrothrix scaldis genome encodes:
- a CDS encoding thrombospondin type 3 repeat-containing protein, translating into MKKRLWLYVAIVGILFYAGGMAHAENMQKLLADDSTDKDMFGQLVAISGNTALIAKGSNVYVFDHAAEDGSWHQRGTLFDSDFRSIKSLALDGDTALIAGSDPTVFVRAEDGTWTEDTSFMMNWWSSDCRYAYSVSLSGNTALVGDHSTGFDEHDGKACVFIRAEDGTWSQQATLTAEGSYDFGYSVAVSGDTALIGSEYDGNVYVFVRAGNGEWSQQAKLVSLDNNLLFGRALSLYGDTALIGAAPDLIWDGNGSAYIFSRGEDGTWSQQAKLVLPHTGFFGASVSLRDDVALIGAPGQYDYDDPEALLTGSAYIFRRLANSWQSQGKIIASDGAAGDWFGTSVSLGDSGTVLIGAKLDDDKGTDSGAAYIADGDDNDGDGIFDYADNCLTAANPDQKDTDKDNIGNACDEDDDNDELLDINDNCPLSANADQADEDADGKGDVCDVDWLAVDPDSARKILSKNNNEYFPLVSVDGENTVVVYNWIYDFPSMLYLFKKIGQDWVLQRIIPIPWESDYVTVTSVAVDGDSVAVSALYRDGQYEYEYPHSSGDAYIYNLSLGTWDKLNVVDADADDMFGSSLSLNGDTVAVGVPGPWDGDNSRKFGAVYIFTRSGDTWIQQQRIIAPDGAVGDRFGASISIDGNTVAIAAPEEEGGGLSQSYYHGSVYVFTRSGTVWELQQKIPEYSAFFGNYNDDSFGSSVSLSGDTLVIGSYDQAAAYVYIYSGTRWEYQQRLVPPDGARWNFDDAILLHHNTLAIGAAGSFYIFTRSCSSSAWILQRKLEPNEDWEDIIISSVDFDNQSLVVGVGRYYGVHASSYAYNLIPASCFYGDSDGDGILDEQDNCPTYPNAEQEDLDSDGTGDFCDSCDDRLGFGYCNGDIDGDRVSDDQDNCLAIANRDQQDMDSDGIGDACDYDDDGDGAADDTDNCLGISNPDQADSDNDGIGDVCDEYIITPSAGTGGSISPGTPQVLAHGAAIGFTIMPLGGYAIEQVEGCGGSLVNNTYTIAPASADCTVAAIFRELDSDEDGIDDAWEMQYFGNLTTADATTDYDRDGYTDLQEYLNNLNGETDPKEGAYDPTVRNAPRGTGWSMRGGALPAVYLLLLQKG; encoded by the coding sequence ATGAAAAAACGATTGTGGTTGTACGTAGCGATTGTCGGGATACTTTTTTATGCCGGAGGGATGGCTCATGCGGAAAATATGCAAAAATTGCTCGCTGATGACAGCACTGATAAGGATATGTTCGGTCAGTTGGTGGCTATATCTGGCAACACGGCTTTAATTGCGAAGGGGAGTAATGTTTATGTTTTTGATCATGCTGCAGAGGACGGTTCGTGGCATCAGCGGGGAACACTGTTTGATTCCGATTTCCGCTCGATTAAGTCCTTGGCATTAGATGGCGATACCGCTTTGATTGCAGGTTCTGATCCAACAGTTTTTGTCCGTGCAGAAGATGGTACATGGACGGAAGATACGTCTTTTATGATGAACTGGTGGTCGAGCGACTGTCGTTATGCGTATTCAGTGTCATTGTCAGGCAATACCGCTCTGGTTGGAGACCACAGTACTGGCTTTGATGAACACGACGGTAAAGCTTGTGTTTTTATCCGTGCGGAAGACGGCACATGGAGTCAACAGGCGACACTTACAGCCGAAGGCAGTTATGATTTTGGATATTCTGTGGCCGTGTCTGGCGACACAGCCTTGATCGGATCAGAGTATGACGGCAATGTTTATGTTTTTGTCCGTGCAGGAAATGGTGAATGGAGCCAGCAGGCGAAACTTGTTTCGCTTGATAACAACTTGCTGTTTGGTCGCGCTCTGTCTTTATATGGGGATACGGCTCTGATCGGAGCCGCTCCTGATCTCATTTGGGATGGTAATGGATCTGCGTATATTTTTTCCCGTGGGGAAGACGGCACATGGAGTCAACAGGCAAAGCTTGTTTTGCCTCATACTGGTTTTTTCGGAGCATCAGTATCATTACGTGATGATGTTGCCTTGATCGGAGCGCCTGGGCAGTATGATTATGATGATCCTGAAGCTTTGCTCACAGGGTCGGCATATATTTTCCGTCGTTTGGCAAATTCCTGGCAGTCGCAGGGAAAAATTATTGCCAGTGATGGGGCTGCTGGCGATTGGTTTGGAACATCCGTATCGCTTGGTGACAGCGGCACGGTTTTGATCGGAGCAAAATTGGATGATGATAAGGGAACAGACTCCGGTGCAGCCTACATAGCTGATGGTGATGATAATGATGGCGATGGTATTTTTGATTATGCGGATAACTGTCTGACAGCTGCTAATCCGGATCAAAAAGATACCGATAAAGACAACATCGGCAATGCCTGTGATGAGGATGATGATAATGATGAACTCCTCGACATTAATGATAATTGCCCACTGTCAGCAAATGCCGATCAGGCGGATGAGGATGCGGATGGCAAAGGAGATGTCTGTGATGTTGACTGGTTGGCTGTTGATCCTGATTCTGCCAGGAAAATACTCTCTAAAAATAATAATGAGTATTTTCCGCTCGTATCGGTAGATGGCGAGAATACCGTGGTGGTCTATAACTGGATTTATGATTTTCCAAGTATGCTCTATCTTTTCAAAAAAATAGGGCAGGATTGGGTACTTCAAAGAATAATCCCCATCCCTTGGGAGTCTGATTATGTAACTGTTACTTCTGTAGCTGTTGATGGTGACAGCGTTGCCGTAAGCGCTTTGTATCGTGATGGTCAATATGAATATGAATATCCGCACTCTAGCGGTGATGCTTATATTTACAATCTATCACTCGGAACCTGGGATAAACTCAATGTAGTGGATGCCGATGCGGATGATATGTTCGGTTCGTCCTTATCACTAAATGGCGACACGGTTGCCGTGGGTGTTCCGGGGCCGTGGGATGGTGATAACAGCCGGAAGTTTGGTGCGGTCTATATTTTTACCAGATCAGGAGATACGTGGATTCAGCAGCAGAGAATTATTGCTCCTGATGGAGCTGTCGGTGATAGATTTGGAGCTTCTATTTCAATCGACGGTAATACTGTTGCAATAGCTGCTCCAGAAGAGGAGGGTGGAGGTCTCTCGCAATCTTATTATCATGGTTCGGTATATGTTTTTACACGTTCCGGCACTGTTTGGGAGTTGCAGCAAAAAATACCAGAATATTCGGCTTTCTTTGGCAATTACAACGATGATTCATTTGGTTCATCCGTGTCATTAAGTGGAGATACACTTGTAATAGGGTCATATGATCAAGCAGCCGCCTATGTTTATATCTACTCAGGAACACGTTGGGAGTATCAGCAGCGGCTTGTTCCTCCAGATGGAGCCAGATGGAATTTTGATGATGCTATATTATTGCATCATAATACCTTGGCAATAGGTGCGGCAGGATCTTTCTATATTTTTACCCGCTCTTGCTCGTCCTCCGCTTGGATTTTACAGCGTAAGCTGGAACCTAATGAAGATTGGGAGGATATTATAATAAGCAGCGTGGATTTTGATAATCAAAGCTTGGTAGTTGGAGTTGGTCGATATTACGGTGTGCATGCCTCAAGTTATGCATACAACCTGATTCCTGCATCCTGTTTTTACGGTGATAGTGACGGGGATGGCATTCTTGACGAACAGGACAATTGTCCGACATATCCAAATGCGGAGCAGGAAGATCTCGATTCTGATGGAACTGGAGATTTTTGTGACAGTTGTGACGATCGTTTGGGATTCGGTTACTGCAATGGCGATATTGATGGAGACCGGGTCAGCGATGACCAAGATAATTGTCTAGCGATTGCCAATAGGGACCAGCAAGATATGGATAGTGATGGAATTGGTGATGCCTGTGACTATGATGACGATGGTGATGGTGCTGCTGATGACACAGATAATTGTTTGGGTATCTCTAATCCCGACCAAGCAGATTCAGACAACGACGGCATAGGCGATGTTTGCGACGAGTACATCATCACTCCTTCAGCTGGCACAGGCGGCAGCATCAGTCCTGGTACCCCACAGGTGCTTGCCCACGGAGCAGCCATAGGTTTTACGATCATGCCTCTGGGAGGATATGCGATTGAGCAGGTGGAGGGCTGTGGTGGTTCCCTGGTCAATAATACCTATACCATTGCTCCGGCTTCTGCTGATTGTACCGTGGCTGCCATTTTTAGGGAGTTAGACAGTGACGAGGATGGTATTGACGATGCATGGGAGATGCAATATTTCGGCAACCTAACTACAGCCGATGCGACAACGGACTATGACCGTGACGGATATACGGATTTGCAGGAGTACCTCAATAATCTGAACGGTGAAACAGATCCCAAAGAGGGGGCATATGATCCCACTGTACGAAATGCACCCCGTGGAACGGGGTGGAGTATGAGGGGAGGGGCATTGCCAGCGGTGTACCTGTTACTGCTACAAAAAGGCTGA
- a CDS encoding thrombospondin type 3 repeat-containing protein, with the protein MGDACDPRPDEQDVDTDADEVYDYIDNCPTTYNQDQKDMDNDGVGDTCDSDMDGDGIDNDQDNCPQIANPTQRDRDEDGIGNICDSDVVCSFNPETVQNLLSEGGDALEKFGFSVSIDGDTAVVGSPGDFYNEGFSGDEFAAAGAAYIYTRSDNTWVYQQRLVAPDGMEHDGFGSAVSLNGDTIAIGSLSLNSVYIFVRSENMWVLEQQLAVDDATIHPFGFFSLAVDGDTLAVPAVRYEGGNFVSLVYIFIRSGFVQGPIEADIMWRWEFQQEIAVDGASYAYGGLGEPEVALEKDTLVVSFSDGVYVYARSPHDTLVTPFPNTSACFDGDISLFPDVVYSFSLSNDIWYLQQKITNFGGSVSLYGDTLVIGSIDAVNIFIRLGTAWVYQQKLIYDEYSGEDSGRAVAVNKDIIVVGSPYSSYWREQPGSIYIFTRSCPEDTVWKQQQKITAPSNIIGGYEYFGSAVAVDDGIIWAGFPGDDEIGTDAGSVRVFNQIDGICTCDDIDGDGVTAWEDNCLLIPNPDQSDVDNDWIGNACDDDNDNDGIIDELDNCPLVDNFDQADSDNDGIGDACDEYIITPSAGTGGSISPGTPQVLAHGAAIEFTITPLGGYAIEQVEGCGGSLVDNTYTIAPASADCTVTASFRELDSDEDGIDDTWEMQYFGNLTTADATTDYDRDGYTDLQEYLNNLNGETDPKEGAYDPTVRNAPRGTGWSMRGGALPAVYLLLLQKN; encoded by the coding sequence ATAGGTGATGCTTGTGACCCACGTCCTGATGAGCAAGATGTTGATACCGACGCAGATGAAGTCTACGATTATATCGATAACTGTCCTACAACATACAACCAGGATCAGAAAGATATGGATAACGATGGCGTTGGTGATACCTGTGACAGCGATATGGATGGCGATGGCATTGATAATGACCAGGATAATTGTCCGCAGATAGCAAATCCAACCCAGAGAGATAGAGACGAAGACGGGATAGGAAATATCTGTGATTCTGATGTGGTGTGCAGTTTTAATCCAGAAACAGTGCAAAATTTATTGAGTGAAGGCGGTGACGCTTTGGAAAAATTCGGTTTCTCCGTATCAATTGATGGGGATACTGCTGTTGTCGGTTCTCCGGGAGATTTTTATAATGAAGGTTTTTCTGGTGATGAATTCGCTGCTGCTGGCGCTGCTTATATTTATACCCGATCTGACAATACATGGGTTTATCAACAGAGACTCGTTGCGCCAGATGGTATGGAACATGATGGTTTTGGCAGTGCTGTTTCTTTAAATGGTGATACCATAGCAATCGGCTCATTGTCTCTTAATTCTGTTTATATTTTTGTAAGATCGGAAAATATGTGGGTGCTGGAGCAGCAACTTGCCGTTGATGATGCCACGATCCATCCTTTTGGTTTTTTTTCACTGGCAGTTGATGGAGATACCCTTGCAGTCCCTGCTGTACGATATGAAGGTGGTAACTTTGTTTCTTTAGTTTATATATTTATACGTTCAGGTTTTGTACAAGGGCCTATAGAAGCCGATATAATGTGGCGTTGGGAATTCCAGCAGGAGATTGCAGTTGATGGAGCTAGCTATGCCTATGGTGGGCTGGGCGAACCTGAGGTGGCCTTGGAAAAAGATACACTTGTTGTTTCATTTTCTGATGGTGTTTATGTCTATGCTCGTTCTCCCCATGATACTCTTGTAACCCCGTTCCCGAATACCTCTGCTTGTTTCGACGGTGATATATCTCTATTCCCGGATGTTGTGTATTCCTTTAGCCTTTCAAATGACATTTGGTATCTGCAGCAGAAAATAACCAATTTCGGAGGATCTGTCTCATTGTATGGTGATACCCTGGTTATTGGTTCCATCGATGCAGTTAATATCTTTATACGTTTGGGTACGGCCTGGGTATATCAACAGAAATTGATATATGATGAGTATTCCGGTGAAGATTCAGGGAGAGCAGTTGCTGTCAATAAAGATATCATCGTGGTCGGCTCTCCTTATAGTTCCTATTGGAGAGAGCAACCTGGGTCAATCTATATCTTTACTCGTTCCTGTCCCGAGGATACTGTCTGGAAACAACAGCAGAAAATAACAGCCCCCAGTAATATCATAGGAGGGTATGAATATTTCGGCAGTGCTGTAGCCGTAGATGACGGCATTATTTGGGCGGGATTTCCAGGTGATGACGAAATCGGTACTGATGCAGGATCAGTTCGTGTTTTTAACCAAATTGATGGTATTTGTACTTGCGACGATATTGATGGGGACGGAGTTACTGCATGGGAAGATAATTGTCTTTTGATACCTAATCCAGATCAGAGTGATGTCGATAATGACTGGATCGGTAATGCCTGTGACGATGACAACGATAATGACGGTATCATTGATGAGCTGGATAATTGCCCGCTCGTAGATAATTTCGACCAAGCAGATTCCGACAACGACGGCATCGGCGATGCCTGCGACGAGTACATTATCACGCCTTCAGCCGGTACAGGTGGCAGCATCAGTCCTGGTACCCCACAGGTGCTTGCCCACGGAGCAGCCATAGAATTTACGATTACGCCTCTGGGAGGATATGCGATTGAGCAGGTGGAGGGCTGTGGTGGTTCCTTGGTCGATAATACCTATACCATTGCTCCGGCTTCTGCTGACTGTACCGTGACCGCCAGTTTCAGGGAGTTGGACAGTGACGAGGATGGTATTGACGATACCTGGGAGATGCAATACTTCGGCAACCTAACTACAGCCGATGCGACAACTGACTATGATCGTGACGGATATACGGATTTGCAGGAGTACCTTAATAACCTGAACGGTGAGACAGATCCGAAGGAAGGGGCATATGATCCCACTGTACGAAATGCACCCCGTGGAACGGGGTGGAGCATGAGGGGAGGGGCATTGCCAGCAGTATACTTGTTACTGCTACAGAAAAACTGA